In Clostridium sp., one DNA window encodes the following:
- a CDS encoding nitrogenase component 1: MAEMIEQPRYACAIGAQQTVLAINKAVPILNSGPGCSEKIYGFISFNSGYQGAGYAGGSTIPCTNSLEKEVVFGGENRLREVIDGTIKVLKGDLFIVLTGCTSDIIGDDVGKVVSEYQKKGIPIVYAETGGFKGTNYIGHELVTEAIINQFIGDVQPKVKKGLVNVWSSVPYQDPFWAGNLSEIKKLLNGIGLEANVLFGPRSNGVDEWRTIPNAQFNIVLSPWVGLKTAKLLKNKYGTPYLHYPIVPIGAKQTTKFLRDVTEFGDLDVDKTENFIKSEEKNYYYYLERSADFFVEFRYDLVHRFFTITDSFYATGINKFLIKELGFVPGQQYITENTPKQYQEFIRDQLKTSSETTSAEIIFETDGGKIHSGIRNYDHRNQKPLIIGSFWDKDIISELNAYELDISVPILNNLILNTNYLGYSGGLNLIEDIYNNVLHKY, translated from the coding sequence ATGGCAGAAATGATTGAACAGCCGAGATATGCCTGTGCAATAGGGGCACAGCAGACGGTTTTAGCCATAAATAAAGCAGTGCCAATTCTAAACTCCGGACCTGGATGCAGTGAAAAAATTTATGGTTTCATAAGTTTTAATTCAGGTTATCAAGGTGCCGGCTATGCAGGAGGAAGTACAATACCCTGCACAAATAGTCTGGAAAAGGAAGTTGTATTTGGAGGTGAAAACAGATTAAGAGAAGTAATAGACGGAACCATCAAGGTTCTGAAGGGAGACCTGTTTATTGTACTTACCGGATGTACTTCAGACATTATAGGAGATGACGTGGGAAAGGTAGTTTCTGAATATCAAAAAAAAGGAATCCCCATAGTTTATGCAGAAACAGGAGGCTTCAAGGGAACCAACTATATAGGACATGAACTGGTTACTGAGGCAATTATAAATCAGTTTATAGGAGATGTTCAGCCGAAAGTTAAAAAAGGACTGGTCAACGTATGGTCTTCAGTTCCGTATCAGGATCCATTTTGGGCTGGAAACTTGTCGGAAATAAAAAAGCTTTTAAATGGAATCGGACTGGAAGCAAATGTGCTTTTTGGACCTAGATCCAATGGTGTGGATGAATGGAGAACTATTCCCAATGCTCAGTTCAATATTGTGCTGTCACCCTGGGTAGGTTTAAAAACTGCAAAATTATTGAAGAATAAATATGGAACGCCATATCTGCATTATCCAATAGTTCCCATAGGGGCAAAACAAACTACTAAGTTTTTGCGTGATGTAACTGAATTTGGAGATCTGGATGTAGACAAAACAGAAAATTTTATAAAGTCAGAGGAAAAAAATTATTATTATTATTTAGAAAGATCTGCTGATTTTTTTGTGGAATTTCGTTATGATCTGGTACACAGATTTTTTACAATTACGGATTCTTTCTATGCAACAGGTATAAATAAATTTCTGATAAAAGAACTGGGATTTGTACCTGGACAACAATATATTACGGAAAATACGCCAAAGCAATATCAGGAATTTATAAGAGATCAACTTAAAACTTCATCAGAAACTACTTCTGCTGAAATCATATTTGAAACCGATGGTGGAAAAATTCACAGCGGCATACGAAATTACGATCACAGAAATCAGAAACCCTTGATCATAGGCAGCTTTTGGGATAAAGACATAATTTCAGAACTCAATGCATATGAGCTGGATATTTCTGTTCCAATACTAAATAATCTTATACTTAATACCAATTATCTGGGTTATAGTGGAGGACTCAATTTAATTGAAGATATATATAATAATGTTCTGCACAAATACTAA
- a CDS encoding methyl-accepting chemotaxis protein, with protein MNEFNKLVYLQKSERGVDTMNMLDKINKLDKIKVKVKIVSAFFIIVLLIVAVGITGITSLKKVNLNSQNMYSDSLQKIYMVSNIQKNLIKDKDDIVQLTYLKNPAKNYALKQDVTTNTNADDIYIKDIEKIHMKDSDKKLWDTFKNQLQQYREDKKKILQLVDNSNFDGAVSAYETGAVKWELMFQTIDSLVATNSLQAKSTNDNNMMVYTKSRTSIITYIIVGIIFSLLLGLILTREIMKPLFKIKAFAERLACYNFSTPIAVSGSDEFSQTGNALNIAQENVNNLIGDIMENSQNMNNISKKLFDMSENLKSSFEIINNAVKQITTGIQETSVSSEEISASVQEVDASIGQLSDKAMEGNNNSAQSKERASKVQKKSEKSVNEIENVYSQTREKIVRAIEEGRVVESISAMSDTIASIAEQINLLALNAAIEAARAGEHGRGFAVVAEEVRKLAEQSSEAVTGIKDTIAKVKDAFKNLSSNSNEILKFLNEDIHYQFETFKEVGNQYYEDANFLSSMSEGIASMMEEVNATVDQVGVAIQNMAGAAQKSSENTDTIQINIEEVGKNIGQITETSRNQSQLAQKLNEIIGKFKI; from the coding sequence ATGAATGAATTCAACAAGCTAGTATATTTACAAAAATCAGAACGCGGGGTGGATACAATGAATATGCTGGATAAAATAAACAAGTTAGATAAAATAAAAGTAAAAGTAAAAATAGTCAGCGCTTTTTTTATAATAGTTTTGTTAATTGTTGCAGTTGGAATCACAGGAATAACTTCATTAAAAAAGGTAAACTTGAATTCGCAAAATATGTATAGTGACAGCCTTCAAAAAATTTACATGGTATCAAACATTCAGAAGAATTTAATAAAGGATAAAGATGACATAGTACAGTTGACATATTTAAAAAATCCTGCAAAGAATTATGCTTTAAAACAGGACGTTACTACGAATACAAATGCAGATGATATATACATCAAAGATATAGAAAAAATACATATGAAAGATTCAGACAAGAAGCTGTGGGACACGTTCAAAAATCAGCTTCAGCAATACAGAGAGGATAAAAAAAAGATACTGCAGCTTGTTGACAATAGTAATTTTGATGGAGCTGTCAGTGCCTATGAAACAGGAGCAGTTAAATGGGAGCTGATGTTTCAGACTATTGACAGTCTCGTGGCTACAAATTCACTTCAGGCCAAATCGACAAATGACAATAATATGATGGTCTATACTAAATCACGTACCAGCATTATAACATATATTATAGTAGGAATTATTTTTTCATTGTTATTGGGACTGATTCTGACTAGAGAAATAATGAAGCCTTTATTTAAAATAAAAGCTTTTGCAGAAAGACTTGCCTGCTACAATTTTTCTACGCCGATAGCTGTAAGCGGTTCAGATGAATTTTCACAAACCGGGAATGCACTTAATATTGCACAGGAAAATGTCAATAATTTAATAGGAGATATTATGGAAAATTCACAAAATATGAATAATATTAGCAAGAAACTTTTTGATATGTCGGAGAATCTAAAGTCAAGTTTTGAAATTATAAACAATGCTGTAAAGCAGATAACCACTGGTATTCAAGAAACAAGTGTTTCATCGGAAGAAATCAGTGCTTCTGTACAGGAGGTGGATGCAAGTATTGGACAATTATCCGATAAGGCAATGGAAGGAAACAATAATTCAGCACAATCCAAGGAAAGAGCAAGTAAAGTTCAGAAAAAAAGTGAAAAGTCTGTAAATGAGATAGAAAATGTGTATTCACAAACCAGGGAGAAAATAGTCAGGGCTATTGAAGAAGGCAGAGTAGTAGAAAGTATAAGTGCCATGTCAGATACTATAGCATCCATAGCAGAGCAGATAAATTTACTCGCCCTAAATGCAGCAATTGAAGCAGCCAGGGCAGGAGAACACGGTAGAGGTTTTGCAGTAGTAGCAGAGGAAGTTAGAAAATTGGCAGAACAGTCAAGTGAGGCAGTAACAGGTATAAAAGATACAATTGCAAAAGTAAAGGATGCTTTCAAAAATCTGTCTTCTAACAGCAATGAAATATTAAAATTTTTAAATGAAGACATACATTATCAATTTGAAACGTTCAAGGAAGTTGGAAATCAATACTATGAAGATGCGAATTTTTTAAGTTCCATGTCAGAGGGAATAGCATCAATGATGGAAGAAGTCAATGCAACAGTAGATCAAGTAGGTGTTGCAATACAGAATATGGCAGGTGCTGCGCAAAAATCATCTGAAAATACAGATACTATACAGATTAATATAGAGGAAGTGGGCAAAAATATAGGACAAATTACAGAAACATCACGAAATCAATCCCAACTTGCACAGAAGCTCAATGAGATAATTGGAAAATTTAAGATATAG
- a CDS encoding 2-hydroxyacyl-CoA dehydratase subunit D, whose translation MDLVESYGKYIKKNIHNSSKVLRLLKIGFSLEKFLVSKFKNKNISPSLNYLNELCLDFILKPLEIPQNSAFVTVFSPVEILHAFNINPFLIEGFSSFLSGTRCEDIFIDYAEKCGISDTLCSYHKAFIGSVEAGVVPKTEFAITSSMICDGNLNTIRYVSDKYDIPYYYIDIPYEYSRDTERYVVGQLHELVEFIQDITKRMFSEEKFMEVIKIENDTKRYMRKFYRRLEGKYYPNTLTLEMYRLFASHLGIGRREILDFYRMQSEDIENYPDYSGKRILWSHIMPFYSETFKSFLNLNPDYQLLACDYNFDNMDEMDYKHPYEAVARKFLQNRLNGPFNRKIGNIIKMAEDFHTDGVINLCSFGCKECSGGTMLLKKALKQKNIPYLSIDGDGVDRRNAHEGQIKTRVEAFMEILDSRSEVMK comes from the coding sequence ATGGATTTAGTTGAATCTTATGGAAAATACATAAAAAAGAATATACACAATTCATCCAAAGTATTAAGATTACTGAAGATTGGATTTTCTCTAGAAAAATTTCTGGTTTCAAAGTTCAAGAATAAAAATATTTCCCCCTCACTTAATTATTTAAATGAACTATGTCTTGATTTTATACTAAAACCACTTGAAATTCCTCAAAATTCGGCGTTTGTAACTGTATTTTCACCGGTGGAAATACTGCATGCTTTCAATATAAACCCATTTCTTATTGAGGGATTTTCTTCCTTCCTGTCAGGAACTCGATGTGAAGACATATTTATAGATTATGCAGAGAAATGTGGTATTTCAGATACCCTTTGCAGTTATCACAAGGCATTTATAGGATCTGTAGAGGCGGGCGTGGTTCCAAAAACCGAATTTGCGATAACTTCATCCATGATATGTGATGGAAATTTAAATACTATCAGATATGTTTCAGACAAGTATGACATACCATATTATTACATCGATATACCTTATGAGTACAGCAGGGATACGGAGAGATACGTTGTAGGCCAGCTTCATGAATTGGTTGAATTTATTCAGGATATAACAAAAAGAATGTTTTCCGAGGAAAAATTCATGGAGGTCATAAAAATTGAAAATGATACAAAAAGGTACATGCGTAAATTCTACAGGAGGCTTGAGGGAAAGTACTATCCCAATACTCTTACACTTGAAATGTACAGACTATTTGCATCACATCTTGGTATAGGCAGAAGAGAGATACTTGATTTCTACAGGATGCAGTCGGAGGATATAGAAAATTATCCTGATTACAGCGGAAAGAGAATTTTATGGAGCCATATAATGCCATTTTACAGTGAAACCTTTAAAAGTTTCCTCAATTTGAATCCAGACTATCAGCTTTTGGCCTGTGACTATAATTTTGACAATATGGATGAAATGGACTATAAGCATCCCTATGAAGCTGTTGCCAGGAAATTTCTGCAAAACAGGCTCAATGGACCTTTCAATAGAAAAATTGGGAATATAATAAAAATGGCTGAGGATTTCCATACGGATGGTGTTATAAACTTGTGTTCATTTGGATGCAAGGAATGTAGTGGTGGAACCATGCTCTTGAAGAAGGCATTAAAACAGAAAAATATCCCTTATTTATCCATTGATGGTGATGGTGTCGATAGAAGGAATGCCCATGAAGGACAAATAAAAACAAGAGTTGAGGCATTCATGGAAATATTGGACAGTAGATCTGAGGTGATGAAATGA
- a CDS encoding acyl-CoA dehydratase activase encodes MIGYVCKYTPVHIIEAFGESTVKIDPNIRNFNNAETIMHPNICTYAKAVLEECISSNIDSIVLVNCCDSIKRLYDVMKDNCRFKFVYLIDVPRKRSRASDMLMKKQLEKFINSLEQFTGKRFDEDEFIKRVNSHSVKKIVKSSNINIAIIGSRIRESTIKQIEGAGAAVDFNFTCTGDFERSTRLLKNEDFLLGYSSFLLNSFPCMRMVDNRERLKILNENLGNIDGIVYHTTKFCDAYSFEYAKLKSSVSVPILKIETDYIEEGNGQMKTRIEAFIETIKTKNKTKEKDYTYASADEDVLVAGIDSGSTSTNVVIINKDRKILSYSVVRTGAKSQNGAENAMKEALEKLDIGMDKLSRVVSTGYGRVSIPFSDEEITEITCHGKAAYFLNDSIRTIIDIGGQDSKAIRLDDKGNVVDFAMNDKCAAGTGRFLEMMGRTLEVPLDQMGQKSLDWKEDIDITNMCTVFAESEVVSLVAQNKEISDIIHGLNKAVASKTVSLVNRIGKKDGYMMTGGVAKNIGVVRCIEEKLGSKMFIPQEPQIIGALGAALIALDKIPVKSV; translated from the coding sequence ATGATAGGGTATGTGTGCAAGTATACACCTGTTCATATTATAGAGGCATTTGGTGAAAGTACTGTAAAAATTGATCCGAATATTAGAAATTTCAACAATGCGGAAACTATCATGCATCCCAATATATGTACCTATGCGAAGGCAGTTCTTGAAGAATGTATTTCTTCAAATATTGACAGTATAGTTCTTGTAAACTGCTGTGACAGTATCAAGAGACTGTATGACGTTATGAAGGATAATTGCCGCTTCAAATTTGTTTATTTGATAGATGTTCCCAGGAAAAGAAGCAGAGCTTCAGATATGCTTATGAAAAAACAGCTTGAGAAATTTATAAATTCCCTGGAACAATTTACAGGAAAAAGATTTGATGAAGATGAATTTATAAAAAGAGTAAATTCCCACAGCGTTAAAAAAATTGTTAAATCTTCAAATATAAATATTGCCATTATAGGATCTAGAATAAGGGAATCCACGATTAAGCAGATTGAAGGTGCAGGTGCTGCTGTAGATTTCAACTTTACGTGTACGGGAGATTTTGAAAGATCAACCAGGCTTTTAAAAAATGAAGATTTTTTACTTGGATATTCCTCTTTTTTGCTGAACTCATTTCCGTGTATGAGAATGGTGGACAACAGAGAAAGGTTAAAAATTTTGAATGAGAATCTCGGAAATATTGATGGAATAGTATATCACACGACGAAGTTCTGTGATGCCTATTCATTTGAATATGCAAAACTCAAAAGTTCAGTTTCAGTACCGATTTTGAAGATAGAAACAGATTATATTGAGGAAGGCAATGGGCAGATGAAAACGAGAATAGAAGCATTTATTGAAACTATCAAGACAAAGAATAAAACAAAAGAAAAAGATTATACTTACGCAAGTGCAGATGAGGATGTTCTGGTGGCCGGTATAGACAGTGGCTCCACATCTACAAATGTAGTGATAATCAACAAGGATAGGAAAATATTATCCTATTCAGTAGTGAGGACAGGAGCTAAAAGTCAAAATGGAGCAGAAAATGCGATGAAAGAGGCTTTAGAAAAGCTTGATATTGGCATGGACAAATTATCCAGAGTAGTATCTACGGGATATGGACGTGTGAGTATACCTTTTTCAGATGAAGAAATAACCGAGATAACATGTCATGGAAAAGCAGCTTACTTTTTGAATGATTCAATAAGGACAATAATTGATATAGGTGGTCAGGACAGCAAAGCTATAAGGCTGGATGACAAGGGAAATGTCGTTGATTTTGCCATGAATGACAAGTGTGCAGCAGGTACTGGAAGATTCCTTGAAATGATGGGGAGAACTCTTGAAGTTCCACTGGATCAAATGGGACAAAAATCTTTAGATTGGAAAGAGGATATAGATATAACCAATATGTGTACTGTATTTGCAGAATCAGAGGTTGTATCACTTGTTGCGCAGAATAAGGAAATATCAGATATAATTCACGGCTTGAACAAAGCTGTTGCATCAAAGACGGTATCTCTTGTAAACAGGATTGGTAAAAAAGATGGATACATGATGACGGGTGGAGTTGCCAAGAATATTGGGGTGGTAAGATGTATAGAGGAGAAACTTGGCAGTAAGATGTTTATACCTCAAGAACCCCAGATAATAGGTGCACTGGGTGCAGCACTTATTGCATTGGATAAAATTCCAGTGAAAAGTGTTTAA
- a CDS encoding nitrogenase component 1 produces the protein MSINIKSIEAPTRENRLKSITGYDGSIKDLVKKAQCGQLRNRGRCFSQASNCSSGCAQSYLGRIMDAAIVNHGAVGCAADIISETCTFKWGLNIRDWEKTNINVINTNMTEDSTVFGGKNKLREGIREAYRRFKPKAIFVTTSCASAIIGDDVKSIADEIESEINIPVVPVLCEGFRSKIWASGFDAAFHAILTRIVQPPRKKRPELINMINFNGSAREYVTEIFSNLGLVPQFGLPFATIEEISKMSEAAATISICGTLGSYFGNGLEQKYGVPYIKAIQPHGIAGMGSWLRELGKVVGKEKEVEDYIAAEKEKIKPELAEIRKKLKGIKAVVGMGPSFSHNFIRVLNELGIEVVHGISWHYDQHYDHGSVPESSIFLSREQKDIPVSVCDGQNFEILNLLNKVKPDLYIARHGGTTVWPLKMGIPSIMVSDEYSAFGYRGIIKFGHRIIDALGNNSLAEELSKRVKLPYTSWWLKQDAFKFLEDKVE, from the coding sequence GTGTCAATTAATATTAAAAGTATAGAAGCTCCAACTAGGGAAAACAGGCTTAAATCCATTACAGGGTATGATGGAAGCATAAAGGATCTTGTCAAAAAAGCACAATGCGGCCAACTTAGAAACAGAGGAAGGTGTTTCAGCCAGGCAAGTAACTGCAGTTCAGGGTGTGCACAGAGTTATCTGGGACGTATAATGGATGCAGCTATTGTAAATCATGGGGCTGTAGGGTGTGCAGCAGACATAATTAGTGAAACTTGTACTTTTAAATGGGGTCTGAATATACGAGATTGGGAAAAGACGAATATAAACGTCATAAATACAAATATGACAGAGGATTCCACGGTATTCGGGGGAAAGAACAAACTGAGGGAAGGTATAAGGGAAGCATACAGGAGATTCAAACCTAAAGCCATATTTGTAACGACATCCTGTGCTTCAGCAATTATAGGAGATGACGTCAAGTCAATTGCAGATGAGATAGAAAGTGAGATAAATATTCCTGTAGTTCCGGTATTGTGTGAAGGCTTCAGATCAAAAATATGGGCATCAGGTTTTGATGCAGCTTTCCATGCCATATTGACCCGTATAGTACAGCCGCCAAGGAAAAAACGTCCTGAACTTATAAATATGATAAATTTCAATGGGAGTGCAAGAGAATATGTAACTGAGATATTTTCCAATCTAGGACTTGTACCTCAATTTGGATTACCCTTTGCCACAATAGAGGAAATATCCAAAATGTCGGAAGCTGCAGCTACAATCAGTATATGCGGTACTCTTGGGAGTTATTTTGGAAATGGACTTGAACAGAAATATGGAGTCCCGTATATAAAAGCTATACAACCTCATGGAATTGCAGGAATGGGCAGCTGGCTCAGAGAGCTTGGAAAAGTAGTCGGTAAGGAAAAAGAAGTTGAGGATTATATAGCTGCTGAAAAAGAAAAGATAAAACCAGAGCTTGCCGAAATCAGAAAAAAACTGAAGGGCATAAAAGCAGTAGTTGGTATGGGACCAAGTTTTTCACACAATTTCATAAGAGTACTTAATGAACTCGGAATTGAAGTAGTACACGGAATTTCATGGCATTATGACCAGCATTACGATCATGGAAGTGTTCCGGAATCATCTATTTTTTTATCTAGAGAGCAAAAAGACATTCCTGTAAGTGTATGTGATGGACAAAATTTTGAAATATTGAATTTATTGAATAAGGTAAAACCGGATCTTTATATAGCACGGCATGGAGGAACCACAGTATGGCCACTCAAGATGGGAATACCGTCCATAATGGTATCGGATGAATATAGTGCTTTTGGATACAGGGGAATTATAAAATTTGGACATAGAATAATAGATGCGCTGGGAAACAATAGCCTGGCAGAAGAACTGTCCAAAAGAGTTAAATTGCCATATACTTCCTGGTGGCTCAAACAGGATGCATTTAAATTTCTTGAAGACAAAGTTGAATAA
- a CDS encoding ANTAR domain-containing response regulator, with protein sequence MHSRILLAEDEPITRMDISEILTCSGYEVVGASDGLEAVELCRVNRPDLVIMDIKMPNLDGIQASKIIMKEKLADAVVMLTAYSGKEFVDEVKEIGVIGYVVKPIDERTLIPQIEIAISKSKEIKAVMDEAANAKQRAENVRTIHRAKEMLMDKYSIKENDAYKRMRKLSMDRHCTILQTSRNLIERYGGKVD encoded by the coding sequence ATGCATAGCAGGATATTGCTGGCTGAAGATGAACCTATTACCAGAATGGATATTTCAGAAATACTCACATGTTCCGGATATGAGGTAGTTGGGGCCTCTGATGGACTTGAAGCTGTAGAATTGTGCAGGGTAAACAGACCTGATCTGGTCATTATGGATATAAAAATGCCAAACTTGGACGGGATACAGGCTTCCAAGATTATAATGAAGGAAAAGCTTGCGGATGCTGTAGTCATGCTTACGGCCTATAGCGGAAAAGAGTTCGTGGATGAGGTAAAGGAAATTGGTGTAATTGGTTATGTTGTAAAACCTATAGATGAGAGAACACTAATTCCACAGATTGAAATTGCAATTTCAAAAAGCAAGGAAATAAAAGCAGTAATGGATGAGGCGGCCAATGCAAAACAAAGAGCTGAAAACGTAAGGACAATACATCGTGCAAAAGAAATGCTTATGGATAAATACTCCATAAAGGAGAATGACGCCTATAAAAGGATGAGAAAGCTAAGTATGGACAGGCATTGTACTATTTTGCAGACTTCGAGAAATTTAATTGAAAGATATGGGGGAAAGGTAGATTGA
- a CDS encoding sensor histidine kinase gives MLKELCMTYTDLSDSDINILQDMEKYLQTISNLVKADIFIDCLTRESGTAIVVSEAKPSNSTSLYKGSVAGQFALMKNEPAALRTLQIGMGTSDLKAVTQEDKVVKQNTVPIKNSQDAVIGVLIMERDITEDLSKNRNMEILSETTEQLSQTLMNLNNPQFSSTVDFNLINDGIIIFDRYGISTYANHIAEEIYVKFGYKDRIIGMKFHNLALSKTRFCEILKENNSVYYEVSMGKFSLQIKYAVLKKNRSIYGVVMLIKDITDIKEKEKQLILKAVAIREIHHRVKNNLQTIASILRLQSRRINNEEARRAFNESIGRILSIAATHEVLSQNGIDDVDIKTILSKIKDNALRNFAQYNKKIDIRLVGDSFHVNSDKATSIAIVLNELLENCLQHAFVNRASGYIEIVIKKGIMYSNISVIDSGEGFDVNLIRNESLGLDIVKSIVKDKLNGDIDIESNDNGTKAVLGFKN, from the coding sequence ATGCTTAAAGAGTTGTGTATGACATATACGGATTTATCTGACAGTGATATTAATATATTGCAGGACATGGAAAAATATCTCCAGACTATATCTAATCTGGTTAAAGCCGACATTTTTATCGATTGTCTGACCAGGGAATCAGGTACTGCAATTGTAGTTTCAGAAGCCAAGCCTTCAAATTCCACATCTTTGTATAAAGGGTCGGTAGCAGGTCAGTTTGCATTGATGAAAAATGAACCAGCAGCACTAAGGACACTTCAAATAGGGATGGGTACATCGGATCTAAAAGCAGTTACACAGGAGGACAAAGTTGTAAAACAGAATACAGTTCCAATTAAAAATAGTCAGGATGCAGTTATAGGTGTTCTCATAATGGAGAGGGATATAACAGAAGATTTAAGCAAGAACAGAAATATGGAAATATTGTCTGAGACTACGGAACAGCTCAGTCAGACTCTTATGAACCTAAATAATCCACAATTTTCAAGTACAGTGGATTTCAATCTGATAAATGATGGTATTATTATATTTGACCGGTATGGTATTTCTACTTATGCCAATCATATTGCAGAGGAAATATATGTAAAATTTGGATACAAGGATAGAATAATTGGAATGAAATTTCATAATCTGGCACTGAGCAAAACCAGATTTTGTGAAATATTGAAAGAAAATAACTCTGTATATTATGAAGTTTCCATGGGAAAGTTTTCACTGCAGATAAAATATGCAGTACTTAAAAAGAACAGAAGCATATATGGTGTTGTCATGCTAATCAAGGATATAACCGATATAAAGGAAAAAGAAAAACAGCTTATTTTGAAAGCGGTGGCAATACGTGAAATACACCATAGAGTAAAGAACAATCTTCAGACGATAGCAAGTATTTTAAGGCTTCAATCGCGAAGAATAAATAATGAAGAAGCCAGAAGGGCGTTTAATGAAAGTATAGGCAGGATATTGAGTATAGCTGCAACTCATGAGGTGCTGTCACAGAATGGAATTGACGATGTGGATATAAAAACTATATTGTCCAAAATCAAGGATAATGCACTTAGAAATTTTGCACAATATAACAAGAAGATAGATATAAGATTGGTTGGAGACAGTTTTCATGTCAATTCCGACAAGGCCACGTCAATAGCTATAGTATTGAACGAGCTGCTTGAGAATTGTCTTCAGCATGCCTTTGTGAACAGAGCCAGCGGATATATAGAAATAGTTATAAAAAAGGGAATTATGTATTCAAACATATCGGTTATCGACAGTGGAGAAGGTTTTGATGTGAACTTGATTCGAAATGAAAGTCTTGGATTAGATATTGTAAAAAGTATAGTAAAAGACAAATTAAACGGAGATATAGATATTGAATCGAACGACAATGGTACAAAGGCAGTTTTGGGATTCAAAAACTAA